A part of Uloborus diversus isolate 005 chromosome 6, Udiv.v.3.1, whole genome shotgun sequence genomic DNA contains:
- the LOC129223835 gene encoding zinc finger protein 608-like, with amino-acid sequence MKDNSLDGHRGKVALSDTTRNTSAPQSSISSASSIVKCDLKTPPGTTGTANDGSAATNFDDDYNEWELGIGDLIIDLDADIEKTNGGGPQQGIPTSHHSHHHSHHHHHHHHHHSSNHHQNGTASSSVNPGSGVDSSPSASAPATTFNFLGSSQPPSSNLAAAMSNSKSPRITGNSGSGSGASSVSGTGTTGGSANSSGSGTFEHQATVDKGLKMKIKRKTVGNKYSEAKHEIVQSDTKSATSSSQSSSENSSNSSNNCSSNASGSNSPAASSETPKSKHSSSKGRNSSHREKKEKNRDKDKSSSARNNVVNSNSASVTASDVNGVGVLGVMSPIKITNSGVSLSSPAPPPLSTNSSPLPSNTSVPSPSMSRSVANSPAGLVPQDSAIQQVVTGPAPLIGQQVPSQGPTSSSPPMPNLTLKLESKFTPSPLPAVVIKQEERPSSPPLKKIKLEPTEKSEEVECPGSPESPEMKDTSTCTSVGTITEPDCLGPCEPGTSVMLEGIVWQETEGGVLVVNVTWRGKTYVGTLLDCTKHDWAPPRFCESPTSDVDSKTSKGRGKRGRGGNNSSNDINTFADARNCVQSKLRNGKGRRTTLNSNASSSGFTVPNSPAKSENGSTSSKRKGRPADLEISTPPVDNNNKSSKRSRTQNRSTPTSSAPAEFPQPSSPVLIVCPEPNCNKKYKHINGLRYHQTHAHSASDSSKMDDTTTEDSKDVTNSSDNEESMQESASVSTSPAPSFSNSVPSHPTTEKIMLNDTALSSSSSNMNSLPENDLFNLTTDLSTLASVAISDSKAEQKSSRPVPVPLHPAVPQEMPVVNSDGDDTVPPSGLPVSNPSPTATSVSSSVLPVASLSPSSGTGLSTPVSAVTTSVIQSSSSVDSTPISQAVTVSIPASHVIFNQGLPSSSNATTCYTASSVVCNNSNPLSPSRSSLPPSNVTSTFASISSISSTSATSPSAISAIDKNKIKQERPDKYKPKSPVATPAIRPIVPAPTPLHTLPGTVPGSHNAMGLNNHGVIGSPLKPIQPKPTTLGEPTVVNPALEGLKKEKSKHKKKSKDKDRDKKLPPLPLTPTKLNMNSNEECEAIELTSYPSLEAVSEPTLPLSGTAHNALSSPLVAAKPPDAAMEIGIPDDSINENIQSPAYSDISDANDTAPVLESEVPAGKEKEDKVGKTTPDASQSPAANISAYGMYPYYSQPPYLIPSVSPQSAVSGSQGPPVVEKSEISKKTEQERVKESRPWSNPSGESRERPHIEHHESEKKPREESAPIPNAIPSPAAPGGPVQDYPIQQHYPYPYGYVQGYPYPIEPSSYHMHMLESDPHYKQQYKQYIEEQQRLYKEQQHHHQQQQLQQQLHHQQHQSQHHGHQSHHSQHQSHHQSKSQHHATVKEERDRSRESKDKSGNLDKMSNSGLIVEHSSKIQHSSMSLVSNKEHEVREIDSRPPSLPAQARLESSNSASVAALKEKQNENHQILKENIELKSQMDDNKNKMNQYAMLFEMQREDMRRYYMYQDRVIEQQQQKLEPGIHHHTHHHQTIQPHGHLQAPSASYSSSSSLKPHKEDHSSSIPSHSKSSHYGENSRSSTISPAKSDHVKNPHSNSTSSPKGSIRDSSLGSSKDYMSSASSRENTSSKKDSQSKSSERSESSGREDKKGDKIKVEPKVESEGQKPTMETTGPPPPPTNSYAYLHPSYLQPTATHFPHMPFEPPHAMYRGGINPMLVSSPHYGGSPYVHPQIRYVTPGACELPAHSQPPESLGSKLHPSGPPKALDLLHQVSQHYTTTHKIHELQEHAMMSPTPTSTPSSTPSTVSSSSSGKSSSSEPAVAVAKMDVGGSRDASRSPPTQRHLHTHHHTHVGVTYPIYDPYGVTAQKSYT; translated from the exons ATGAAAGACAACTCGCTGGATGGCCACCGTGGAAAGGTGGCTCTATCCGACACCACGAGGAACACCAGCGCGCCACAGAGCAGCATCTCCTCGGCCTCGAGCATAGTCAAGTGCGACCTGAAGACACCCCCCGGCACGACGGGTACCGCGAACGACGGCAGCGCAGCGACCAATTTTGACGATGACTACAACGAGTGGGAACTGGGCATCGGAGACTTGATCATAGACCTAGACGCGGACATCGAGAAAACGAACGGCGGAGGGCCGCAGCAGGGCATTCCCACTTCGCACCACAGCCACCATCACAgtcaccaccaccaccaccatcaTCATCACCACAGCAGCAACCATCACCAAAACGGCACCGCCTCCTCTTCGGTCAACCCTGGAAGCGGCGTCGACTCTTCCCCCAGCGCATCGGCCCCGGCGACTACCTTCAACTTTCTGGGATCGTCTCAGCCTCCTTCCAGCAACTTGGCGGCAGCCATGTCAAATTCTAAGTCGCCTCGCATAACTGGTAATAGTGGCAGCGGATCAGGAGCTTCTTCGGTTTCGGGTACGGGAACAACCGGCGGGAGCGCGAATTCTTCCGGTTCTGGGACATTTGAGCATCAGGCCACCGTGGACAAAGGCCTGAAGATGAAAATCAAACGCAAGACTGTCGGGAATAAGTATTCCGAAGCTAAGCACGAAATTGTGCAGTCCGACACGAAATCTGCGACGTCGTCGTCGCAGTCTTCGTCCGAAAATTCTTCTAACAGTAGCAATAATTGCTCCAGCAATGCATCGGGTTCCAATTCGCCTGCTGCGAGTTCCGAAACTCCAAAATCGAAGCACTCTTCGAGTAAGGGTAGGAACAGCAGTCACCGCGAAAAGAAGGAGAAAAACAGGGACAAAGACAAAAGTTCGAGTGCGCGGAACAATGTTGTGAATTCGAACAGTGCGAGTGTTACTGCATCGGATGTGAACGGTGTTGGTGTTTTGGGTGTGATGTCTCCCATCAAAATCACCAATAGCGGTGTCAGTTTGTCAAGTCCTGCACCGCCACCCTTGAGTACGAACTCTTCCCCTCTCCCTTCGAACACTTCGGTTCCCTCGCCGAGCATGTCTCGGAGCGTGGCTAACTCTCCAGCTGGATTGGTGCCCCAGGACTCAGCCATCCAGCAGGTGGTGACGGGGCCTGCGCCCCTGATAGGGCAACAGGTCCCTTCTCAGGGCCCTACCTCAAGCTCTCCTCCCATGCCGAACTTGACTCTCAAGTTGGAGAGTAAGTTCACGCCTAGTCCTCTGCCAGCAGTAGTCATCAAGCAGGAAGAACGCCCCTCTTCGCCACCTTTGAAGAAGATCAAACTGGAACCAACGGAAAAGAGCGAAGAG GTGGAATGTCCTGGCTCGCCGGAGTCTCCCGAGATGAAGGACACGAGCACGTGCACCTCCGTGGGCACCATCACGGAGCCCGATTGTCTGGGCCCCTGTGAGCCTGGGACGAGTGTGATGCTCGAGGGCATTGTCTGGCAGGAAACGGAAGGAG GTGTCTTGGTAGTGAATGTTACTTGGAGAGGAAAGACTTACGTTGGCACCTTATTAGATTGTACAAAGCATGACTGGGCACCTCCTAGATTCTGTGAATCTCCAACCAGTGATGTGGACTCTAAAACATCTAAAGGTCGCGGAAAGCGTGGAAGAGGTGGCAATAACAGTTCTAATGACATAAACACATTCGCTGATGCGAGGAATTGCGTTCAGAGTAAATTACGCAACGGAAAGGGCAGGCGAACTACCTTAAACAGTAATGCATCTAGTTCAGGCTTCACTGTTCCGAATAGTCCGGCTAAAAGTGAAAACGGAAGCACTAGTAGCAAAAGGAAAGGTCGTCCCGCAGACCTAGAGATAAGTACTCCTCCTGTGGACAATAACAATAAATCTTCAAAGAGGAGTAGGACTCAAAATCGTTCAACGCCTACCTCTTCTGCACCAGCAGAGTTTCCCCAACCGTCCTCTCCAGTGTTGATTGTTTGTCCGGAACCTAACTGCAACAAAAAGTACAAACATATCAATGGTCTTAGGTATCATCAAACACATGCACACAGTGCATCCGACAGCAGTAAAATGGATGATACGACTACAGAGGACAGTAAAGATGTGACAAACAGTTCCGATAATGAAGAAAGTATGCAGGAAAGTGCTAGTGTTTCAACTAGCCCTGCACCTTCGTTCTCAAACTCTGTTCCTTCTCATCCCACtactgaaaaaataatgctaaacGATACAGCATTGTCTTCCTCTTCTTCTAATATGAACAGTCTTCCTGAAAATGATCTCTTCAATTTAACAACGGATCTATCAACCTTAGCCTCCGTAGCTATTAGTGATTCAAAAGCTGAGCAGAAAAGCTCTAGGCCTGTCCCTGTTCCGTTGCATCCTGCTGTACCTCAAGAAATGCCAGTAGTCAATTCAGATGGAGATGACACTGTTCCTCCGTCAGGACTTCCAGTTTCAAACCCATCACCTACCGCTACATCAGTTTCTTCTTCTGTATTACCTGTTGCATCACTTTCGCCATCAAGTGGAACAGGTCTATCCACGCCTGTTTCCGCAGTCACTACTTCTGTGATTCAATCTTCCAGTTCTGTAGATAGCACACCTATATCTCAAGCTGTTACTGTGAGCATTCCGGCATCTCACGTTATTTTTAATCAGGGATTACCAAGTTCTAGTAACGCAACCACGTGTTACACTGCTTCGAGCGTTGTCTGCAATAATTCCAATCCTTTATCACCGTCGAGAAGCAGTTTACCTCCTTCAAATGTTACTTCCACGTTTGCTTCAATTTCTTCTATATCAAGCACATCTGCTACAAGTCCTTCTGCTATTTctgcaatagataaaaataaaataaagcaagaaaGACCCGACAAATACAAACCAAAATCACCAGTTGCAACGCCTGCTATTAGGCCAATAGTACCTGCACCAACTCCTCTTCATACCCTACCCGGAACCGTGCCGGGCTCGCATAATGCTATGGGACTAAATAATCATGGCGTTATTGGTTCTCCATTGAAGCCTATACAGCCTAAACCAACTACTTTAGGCGAACCAACAGTAGTCAATCCTGCTTTAGAGGGTTTGAAGAAGGAGAAAAGTaagcataaaaagaaaagtaaagataaagacaGAGACAAAAAATTACCCCCATTACCTTTAACGCCGACAAAACTTAATATGAATTCTAACGAAGAGTGCGAAGCGATAGAATTAACATCGTATCCAAGCTTAGAAGCCGTGTCTGAACCAACCCTGCCACTTTCTGGGACAGCTCACAATGCGCTATCATCACCACTTGTTGCAGCAAAACCCCCGGATGCTGCGATGGAGATAGGCATACCAGACGACAGcatcaatgagaacattcaaagcCCTGCATATTCTGATATTTCCGACGCAAACGATACTGCACCAGTATTAGAGTCGGAAGTGCCGGCTGGAAAAGAGAAAGAGGATAAGGTCGGTAAAACTACGCCCGATGCATCTCAGTCACCTGCTGCAAATATAAGTGCATATGGAATGTACCCATATTATAGTCAGCCGCCTTATCTTATACCGTCAGTATCTCCGCAAAGTGCTGTGTCTGGTTCCCAAGGACCACCTGTTGTCGAGAAAAGCGAGATTAGTAAGAAAACTGAACAAGAAAGGGTCAAAGAAAGTAGGCCCTGGAGTAATCCTAGTGGAGAGTCGCGAGAACGACCTCACATAGAACACCATGAATCGGAGAAAAAGCCGAGAGAAGAAAGTGCTCCTATCCCTAACGCAATTCCGTCACCAGCTGCTCCTGGTGGTCCAGTTCAGGATTATCCTATTCAGCAACATTATCCTTATCCATATGGCTATGTACAAGGCTATCCTTACCCAATAGAACCTTCCTCTTATCACATGCATATGCTAGAATCTGACCCACATTATAAGCAACAATATAAGCAATATATTGAAGAACAGCAACGATTGTACAAAGAGCAGCAACATCATCATCAACAACAGCAATTACAGCAACAATTACATCATCAGCAACACCAGTCTCAGCATCACGGCCACCAATCTCATCATTCGCAGCATCAGTCACATCATCAAAGCAAGTCGCAACATCATGCAACTGTAAAAGAAGAGCGAGATAGAAGTAGGGAAAGTAAAGATAAAAGTGGAAATCTTGATAAAATGTCCAATAGTGGCTTAATAGTGGAACATTCTAGTAAAATTCAACATTCCTCGATGTCTTTAGTTTCCAATAAAGAGCACGAAGTTCGAGAAATCGATAGCCGACCACCATCCTTACCAGCTCAGGCGAGGTTAGAATCTTCGAATTCCGCTTCTGTCGCTGCTCTGAAAGAGAAACAAAACGAAAACCAccaaatcttaaaagaaaatattgagcTTAAATCTCAAATggatgataataaaaataaaatgaatcagtATGCAATGTTGTTCGAAATGCAGAGAGAGGACATGAGACGCTATTACATGTATCAAGATAGGGTAAtagaacaacagcagcaaaagctGGAGCCAGGCATCCATCACCACACTCATCATCACCAAACCATTCAACCTCACGGCCATCTGCAAGCACCTTCAGCATCATATTCATCCTCCTCTTCGTTGAAACCACACAAAGAGGATCATTCTAGTTCCATTCCCAGTCATTCAAAATCGAGTCATTACGGGGAGAATTCGAGATCGTCCACTATCTCGCCAGCAAAATCCGATCACGTGAAAAATCCCCACTCAAATTCTACTTCTAGTCCGAAAGGAAGCATCAGAGACTCTTCGCTCGGCAGTTCTAAAGACTATATGAGTTCTGCGAGCAGCAGGGAGAACACTTCCAGCAAGAAAGACAGTCAAAGTAAGAGCTCGGAGAGATCCGAGAGCTCAGGGAGAGAGGACAAGAAGGGTGATAAGATAAAAGTCGAGCCCAAAGTCGAGTCGGAGGGCCAGAAACCCACCATGGAGACGACGGGACCTCCTCCACCCCCAACGAACTCTTATGCTTACCTCCACCCATCGTACCTTCAGCCAACCGCGACACACTTTCCTCATATGCCTTTCGAGCCGCCGCATGCCATGTATCGCGGTGGAATAAATCCGATGCTGGTATCTTCACCTCATTACGGTGGATCCCCTTATGTCCACCCTCAGATAAGATACGTGACTCCAGGAGCTTGCGAGTTGCCAGCACACTCCCAACCACCGGAATCGCTCGGCAGCAAACTGCACCCTTCTGGTCCTCCCAAAGCATTGGACTTGTTGCACCAGGTCTCCCAGCACTACACGACCACTCATAAGATCCACGAACTGCAGGAGCATGCCATGATGTCCCCCACGCCCACGTCCACCCCCTCTTCGACCCCTTCGACGGTTTCGAGCTCGAGCAGTGGGAAGTCCTCGTCCTCGGAGCCTGCTGTTGCCGTTGCCAAGATGGACGTCGGAGGATCACGTGATGCTTCTCGATCCCCACCTACTCAGCGGCATCTTCATACTCATCACCATACTCACGTGGGAGTCACCTATCCAATTTATGACCCCTATGGAG TTACCGCCCAGAAATCTTATACCTGA